AATCTTGTTATGCCCTCCCCGAAGCGCTTTTAAATACTCCTGAGCGGTTTCTATCAGCAGCCGTCCCCCGTTGGGCATGGCATCAAAGGCATTGATTATGAGGTTCATCACCACTTTAAGCAGATGTGACGCCGAGCCGCAAATAGGACCGATTTCACGTCCCAGCGACAATTCCACATAGACATTCGGATTGCGCGACACCAGGGTCTGATAACTGGGAGAGTCGAGAAATTCGCTCACAACATCGTTCAGATTCAGCGAGGTCATCTCATATCTTCCCCGGCGGGCAAGCGACAGCAGGTCCTGGATAACATCGGCCGCTTCCCGCGCCGAACGACCCATCATTTCGACTTTCTTTTTAATCGGGCTGTCGGCAGGAAGCCCCATCAGTATCATCTCCGGATACGCCACCAGCGGACCCAGAATATTATTCAAGTCATGCGCCACGCCGCCGGCAAGCACCGCCAGCGATTCCATCTTCTTGGCATGCTCCAGTTTTTCGTTAAGTACCCGCTTTTCTTCTTCCGCCTGTTTGACTTCCGTAATATCACTGAAAACCGCGAGACTGCCGATAATATCGCCGCTGTTGTCGACATGCGGCTTCCCCGCCACCAGTACATACCGCCGACCGCCGTCCTTCCTGCATATGACCGCCTCATAACGGCTTTCTCGTTTCTCATGGGGATTGGAAAGTTCGCGCGCCATTTTGCCGTAATGTTCTTCCGCCACGATTTCCCGCAGCGGCATCCCGGTCAGTTCCTCCGCCTCATAGCCGAATATCTGGCAGGCGGTCCGGTTTGCAAAAAGCACATCCATCTGTAAATCAAATATCACCACACCGTCGGAGATATTTTCAATGAGATAGCGGTATTTCTCTTCTGATTCCCTGAGACGTTCTTCAATCAATTTCCTTTCGGTGACATCGCGCGCCACCCCGACAATGCCGGCAACTTTTCCCCGTTCGAAATATGGCTGCTCGTTGACTTCCAGCAGCACCGGGCGACCGTCTTTATGATATATCTCCACCAGATAGGGAGGATGCGCCTGTCCCGACTTCAAAGTCGCTTCGGTGTATTCGATTACTTTTCTGTTAATCGGATTGTCCGTCAGGTATTTGGTATAATGCGTTTCCCATTCCTCCGAGGTGTATCCGGTGGTTTGCGTGACCGATGGTGAGGTATAAAAGAAGACGCCATTGGTATCGTGGCGGTAAATAAAATCGCGGGCGTTTTCGAGAAGCACTTTTTGCTCATCCGCCAGAGCCGTAAATTTCGCCGCCGTCGCCCTCAATTCTTTCTCTATCTTGGTTCTTTCAATAATCTCTTTTTCCAGTTCTTCATTTTGGCGAAAGTAATGGATGATAAGCCGCGCCAGATGTCCGAATTCAGTGTCCTTCAAGCGCAGTTTTTCCACCGGCGATTCATCGCCTAAACGAAGGCTCGCGGTCAATTGTCGCAGCGGAAGCCCCACCCAAAACACCAGAAGCGCGAAAATTGCCGCGGAACTGACCAGCGCAAACGCCGCCAGAAGATAAAAATTCCTCACATTGGCAGCGTTCAATTCCCGCAGCATTTCTGAGTCATGAACCCCCTCCAGCCAGGCAATAGTGTCACCCGTGTGGCTCCGCAAAGGTTTGGAAAAAGCGATTGACTCCGTTCCAGATT
The Candidatus Zixiibacteriota bacterium DNA segment above includes these coding regions:
- a CDS encoding PAS domain S-box protein; its protein translation is MKTQVRLTVLILSLAGFFLLGLSVTRHYDNKRVELIAQEQADERTNLLDMVLELEGHASQTFAYDYSFWDDMVRFVRDPDSSWARENLEAALTTYNSNAVWVLGRDFSPVYFLSNLDSCALMVTPFSDIELARVFSRGWFCHFYLKHENALLEIFGAPIQPSSDYLRVSTPLGFLMVGKALDSEYMKTLGGLTGSKIAIRLDGEEGGLFEKSGTESIAFSKPLRSHTGDTIAWLEGVHDSEMLRELNAANVRNFYLLAAFALVSSAAIFALLVFWVGLPLRQLTASLRLGDESPVEKLRLKDTEFGHLARLIIHYFRQNEELEKEIIERTKIEKELRATAAKFTALADEQKVLLENARDFIYRHDTNGVFFYTSPSVTQTTGYTSEEWETHYTKYLTDNPINRKVIEYTEATLKSGQAHPPYLVEIYHKDGRPVLLEVNEQPYFERGKVAGIVGVARDVTERKLIEERLRESEEKYRYLIENISDGVVIFDLQMDVLFANRTACQIFGYEAEELTGMPLREIVAEEHYGKMARELSNPHEKRESRYEAVICRKDGGRRYVLVAGKPHVDNSGDIIGSLAVFSDITEVKQAEEEKRVLNEKLEHAKKMESLAVLAGGVAHDLNNILGPLVAYPEMILMGLPADSPIKKKVEMMGRSAREAADVIQDLLSLARRGRYEMTSLNLNDVVSEFLDSPSYQTLVSRNPNVYVELSLGREIGPICGSASHLLKVVMNLIINAFDAMPNGGRLLIETAQEYLKALRGGHNKIEPGDYVIFRVKDTGIGIDPADIRKIFEPYYSKKKMGSSGC